CAAAAACCTCTGtcttactctctccgtttcaaaacacaactcatatagatttgtgcacttggaccaataCAGCTCTCGTTTttagtgcctgaccactcatattggatcAATATTAAATGGATTTGAGAAGTTATTGGCCGGAtgcgggtaccaagagaaaaatgaggtgtattgtgaaacaaatgaaaaaaatctatatgagttgtgttttggaatggagggagtactttaaagggttaattggatctatacCATTATAATTTTCACCAattggagatatgccattacaaaaacttgatttGGAGAAATCTAACTTTCTTATACATCTAGCcatgccattttgtccaaTACCATCACGTATACGTATGTACGTAGCTCTATatgaacagttttttttatcccaagtcaaatagttttatttctCTTCCTCTTGTTATCCCCCACGCGCTCCTCTATCCTAACCCAAATGAACCCTAGAAAAAGTGGAGGCGGGTACTGCTGTACACgctgaaatacatgtattcTATGAGGTCTTAAGTGGACATAATGGCATAGTTAGAGGTATAAAAAAGTTTGAGTGGCATTtttccaagtcaagttttttaATGACATATTTCCAACCGGTGGAATAGAAAGTGACATACATCCAATTAAATCTCGGCTGCCTTTGTCTCGTGCGCGCCTGCTTCTTCTAGTTGAGAAAAACCATCGGCGCACAAGGCTTCTGACTTCTGGACGGACACGCCGCTCTCATTTATGATTCACATTCTTGTTTGCGACGGCGTTCATTTACAGGCAGTCACCGGGCGGCCGGTAGTATCCTTTTTGCGTGGCGCGCCTGAACCGCCCTCGCCTTGCCGTCAAAAAGCAGTGCCAGCGGTGTAGTATCACGGGGCGTCGCACTCGCACGCACCGTGTCGCTGCCTGGCATGGCTAGCAGCTGGTGCCTTCTTAGTTGGCCGGCCAGCCCGCCATCGGAGTACACTTTCTGATTTCTTAAAAGAGCGTCGCGTATTTGCATTGACGACGTATGCTCGTACGTCGTCCCGTTGGTAGCAACGCCGACCGGGAGTAGTCCAAACCAACCCTCGTAAAGCCCGTCAAAATCAGCCAGTCCAAAAGGCCGCGCGCCTCTCTCGGTCTCTCCGGCCGTTTCACGGCCACTTTTCCTTTCCCATCTAGCTAGCGCAGCTGCTTGCAGTTGACCCACGGGCAGAGAGGGggttgattttcttttcgCAAACGGACGGCGCCCGGGCTGGCGTTGACCTGCCAAGGCACGGGGCGAGAGCCGTCCGCCGTCCGCGCCTGCCGCGGCCGCCCGTGCGCGCGCTGCCAACTAACCACCCCAGCTAGCGAACCAGGCCAAGTTATCATCGCTCGCTTAGCTGCAATCGATCCTCGTGAATAACCAAAGAGACGCGCGCACGCTCCGTGCCGTGTGATTCCTATCGCCCTGCCGGCCGGCACTATAAAAGGAGTTCACCTGATGCCCCATCTCGTTAACTCGATCGATCTCTTCGACCGAGgggacacacacacacacacacgtacGGGCCATTCACAAAGTCATACCGGCCACCACGCACGTACGGGACAAATTAAGCTTTCTAGCTAGAGATCATGGAGGcggtagcggcggcggcgaacggcGGTGGGGCTGagagggagcagcagcagcaggggtgcGCGCGGCGGTTGTTCCAGATGCCGCTGCACTACCCGAGGTACAGGAGGGAGGACTACGAGGCCATGCCCGAGTGGCAGCTCGACCGCCTCCTCTCCGACTACGGCCTCCCGGTCCACGGCAACCTTCACCACAAACGCGGCTTCGCCATGGGCGCCTTCctctggggcggcggcgccaccgccggccatTAATTGATGAGCTACAGCGCGCGCGTGCCTGCCCAGCGCACCTACGATGAACTTCAGTAAGAGATCGAGCGATCAGAGATGCGCATACACTAGTGTATCCgtgtactagctagctacgtATTTTTCGACCGGGTTTCTGTATATTTGTTTGCGGTATGAAGACATATATACAGGCGTATATGTATGCTAATTTGGATGAGTTTAAGTTGTTGTATATTCCCATGTTTTGAAGTAGCTAGTGGTGCATGTTGTATTGGCGCTGAGGACCCTGAGGATTGAGATGAGTTAGCTCGCTACGGTTTGTTGCTGCCTAGGTTTCGTGTATATTATGCCATAATTAATGCATATGTTTTAGTACATGAATCTTTCTCTCTAACACTGGAGTGTATGTTGTAATCGTCCGTGTGCAACATAACGTGTGTgttgtgtgtgcgcgcgcgccccTTCTCTCTCCTACTAGTATCCATGCTCCCCTTGTGATAGCTTGATGATATATAGCTTatcaatgaaaaaaaaatcatggatGCTAGCTTAAGAAAGAACTCACCGCAGGCCGCCCGTACGTCTGgagtttttttagagagaaatgctgaagcccggcccgttccattttcattgaaaatgaaacaaaagtaCGGTTAAGCTTCTTACAGACCAAATGGTCAAAGAAAAAAGCACCCAGGCAAAACAGAACTGATGCAAGTGCTACAGTGTATCGTACTGAACTGGAGTACATGGTTTGAAAATTTGTGGAGAATCCTTTGACAGCGGGAggattgtgtgtgtgtgtgtgtaacAAAGCCTTGTGATTAATTTCGTCTCCCCTTATGACCCATCGAGCAACATATATAAAAGCTAAAATAGGCTTAACTTGGCTCCGTTAATTACAAATCACACATCGGCCATGACCTTATCAGATAAAGCGGACATGCAAATTTAGGTTTACATTTGTTCCGGAGCAAGTTGTCGACTTTGCTCCAGCTCCAAGCAAAACAATCAAAAACATGATGTGATCAGTAGAACATCAGACCATTGAAGTCCAAGGGCATTGCAGAATTTTCTTATTCAAATTAGGCAACAAGCTGCCCAAAAGCTCAAAAGAAGGGATTAGAGTAACCATGGGCGGGCCCAATCGGGTGACTGGGTGGGGTCTGCTCCACCCAATAAATTTGAAAATCCTTTTATCATAGAAttgtaaaaaatatatataaaaaatagagaaaataaTAGAATCGCAATGTATTTGTCCCACCCAATGTTGAAAATATACTGTTTTTTCACCCAATTTTGAAAACCTGGGTCCGCCGCTGAGAATAACTTCGTAGGTTTCGAACAACTTTTATCAAAAATTCAGAGGGACACCCGTTAGTCTTTTTGCTTCATCTACAATGCACTTTTTAATTGGTTTAAATTGATTATGTCCTAAAAACAATAGCAATAGAACATTACAAACAGGACTGGATGGTTGTATGGTAGGGTTTCGTGTCCAAGTTAAATACATTAGGGCTTTATTTCAGAATTTAACAAGCactattctttcagtggtaAGTGACACACCGCGAGCGAGACACATGTGTTGACTTTATCAACCTCAATATCTACTAACTTGGTCTCTCATACTCCGTAGATGCTTATAGAGAGAGGGTTTGTGTACGTGCATATTTGTGAGCGTCTGTGTTTGTGCCGtgtttggaagaaaaaaaaccctcCAAACTTTGGAATTTTGTATGGTTCTAAGTCTAGCCCGCCTATCTTCAATTTCTGGCTCTCCCCTCAGAATTTTacccatgacaaaaaaatTCTGCTAGAGATTAAGTGCTCATCCTATCATACATTGGTTGGGATACTGGTAATCGGTAACTGCTCGATCGGCTTGGGATCACGAATTAATCGGAATCAGCCGATTAGCTGATTTAATAAttgtctagtttttttttaaaaccctAGGTTTGCCAACACTAAAATATGCTAATTCGACAAGTAAATTGTACTTGTCCGCAGTAGTTAGGGGAACACCAAAACAGAAGAGGAAGCAGcgatctaaaaaaaaaacagaagtgGCAGCATCCGCAGCATGTATGGCCAATTTGGTGTTATGGGAAGGAGGGGCCAGTAAGTCAGTTGTCAGAACTATTAATTGGACCCGGCGACGCCTTTTCGAGCCAATCAATCGTTGAGCCGGCTGATATGCTATCAACCAAGATCATAGCCCCTAGGAAGATAGAGATCGCTCTCTGCAACAAGGATAAGAATAATCGCTGCATATACGAAGCAGATGAGCACAAGACGAGATGAGGCGAAGCAGttgcttgtgtgtgtgtgtgtgttttgacACGCGAAGCAGTTGCTTGTGTATTCCAAGCAAACAGCGACGCCGGCCCCTCACGTACAAGTACAACCGGGCGGTCCGGGCCCTTGACGGAATATGGGGTCCCGCATGCAGCGCGTGTCTGTGAGCAGATAGATATTCCTGTTCCGCTCCTCGTGCGCGGCCGGACAAACGACCACGCTCGCCGCTCGCGGACGGAAGAATATCCAAAACCCGGATTGGAAACAGCCCAACAAATGTCTTCTTTTACGAGCAGCACCAAGTCAAATGAcccttctctcctctccctctcacgCAGTTCACACACTCCCGACTCCTCTCCTCCGTTCTCTTCTCTGCACATCCAAGCAAAACCTAAGCAAGCAAGGGAGCAATTCGCCCAGGCTCGCATGGCTAACCTCCTGCACCTGCCGGacttcgcggcggcggccaggccgCCCGCGGCATGCTCCgcgcggaggagggggagggtcgtggcggcggcggcccgcggGCGCGTgaagcagcaggaggaggcggggaaggggaaggggcgGGTGATCAGGGTCGCGGACCCCGTGCGGGAGGGGAGGCTGccgctgcagccgccgccgcccctcttCTCCGTGCCGGTAACGCCGGCGCCCGAGGCGCCTgagtcaccggcggcgaccgggcggcgcgacgacgacgaggaggagaggcggaGGTACTACCTCAACCTGGGCTACGCGATCCGGACGCTCAGGGAGGAAATCCCCAACGTCTTCTACAAGGAGCCCAGCTTCGATATCTACAGGTTTGTGCGGCTCTTTTTTCGTTGGGTCTTTCTCCATTTTGATCATTTTTCGAGTTAAGTGAGCATATTTTAGGTGGCAAGCGATTGAATTGATTATCACGGTGATCTGTTTGTAGTTAATTTATAGGGGAAGATATGTGGCAGACTGACAGTAGCTTCTGACTGgaacatgcatatatttgtTAAGCTACCTCCGAATTTCTTACATGCTTCTGTCGCTAAGTAGTTGCACTGATGGAGTAATTATGTGATTGTTGTTGACTGATAGAAAATGGATATGTTGTCTCACAATACTACAACCCTTCTAGATTAGCCTTGCACTAGTCTTGACACCAATGTAGCTAGTCTTGAGGCTTTTGGAGTTGGGATCAATTACTTGGCACCGCAGCTAGTTATTGAACCGCCTACTAATGTGCTTCTGCTATCAACCATCTGAAGAACCATGTTTCAGAAATGAATGATCAAATGAAGCTCAAGTATTTATCCTTATATATAATGTTTGATTAGGAGATGGATTGTCCTGTGGATGTGAATTGGACCTATTGTTTGTAGATTTGCCCAATCTATTATTTAGTAATTCAGTTTTAGATACTATTAATTTTGAGGTGATGAAATTGACCATGTAGTCTTGATTCTGAGTTGAACATTGCTACAATGAAGTAAATGAACTTGAATGTGGACTGAGAGCAGAGGTTATTTGCGCTAGGCTTGACCAGTAGCGCTACACTCATGAACCTATATTGAACTAGGGTGGGCAATCAAGGAGGAAGGCCACTAGTGATGCATGGTCTGGCAGAAATGAATGACCGTGCTGATCAAGAGTTGTCTAGGCCGCCTCTTAGTTGGGTCGATCATCATTAATAAATGCTGATGTCTCAGCACCTTTTAGTTGTCCTTttggccttcttctttcttttatctGGGCATCCTATAGCGAGGTTCTTGCTCCCAAGTTTCTACCTTGTTTTATGTTTTGGAAGATTTATCTTCTTAATGCAAAGACAGGCAGTTCTTTTACAAAGATAACCTTATTTAGgttcttatttttttcttgcattgGTGGTTGACACATAGTTCCCTTTCTTGTTAGCATATTAAGACCATCTTGTTTTAATACTTACCAATTAATTCAAGCAATATGACATTTAGTTCACCTGATCTTTTCGCTTGGTTTGTTGTCTAATTTACAATGTAGATGTGACCAAACATTTATAGATATGACCCCCCATCAGTTGCTTCCATTCGTTTTTCTTGTGTTCATCTTCTATTATTGTGTGAATATCAAGCTCATGAGGTTGACTcctagatactccctccgtttctaaatacttgtcgctgttttagtgtaaagttgaactaaaacagcgacaagtatttaggaacggagggagtagcttttaGGCTCTAACCAGTTAAGTTTCATGCGAATGAGCAAATCATAAACTAACTTGCATCCTGAGCCTGCTTTTGAATATCCCCTATTCCGCTGAACTTTATAGTAACTTTATTTGGCCAGAACTTGAAGGAAGAGGAACAGAAAAATACAGTACCATATGTTGTATCTAAATTACCAAGGTCATACTACACGGCGGCATGTTATATTGTTACGGTCTTGGCAAAGTTCAAACTTCACCATGTGTATGTCTTGTTTAACGATTGGCAAAAGTTGCTCCAGTGAGTTGAGTAACTTGATTCTGCAGCTGTTGATATTGCTTCTGTTTCCCAACTTAATTCATTTATGTGGTCTGCAGACTGCATTGCATGAAGGTCGAATTTTCTTGTACAGATTTTAATGTCAAGTCTTTATCAATTTTTTTCGTAACTCTGTTTGTTACTGTTTTCCAGAGATGATATTGTCTTCAGAGACCCTTTCAATAAATTTGAGGGCATCGACAATTATAGAAGTTTATTCTGGGCATTGCGCATTACTGGCCGGATCTTCTTCAAAGCATTATGGATTGATATAGTCAGTATATGGCAGCCGGCTGAGAATCTTATTATGATTCGCTGGATTGCCCATGGCATTCCTCGAGTCCCATGGGATGGCCATGGCCGCTTTGATGGTGCCTCTGTTTACAAACTTGACAGGAATGGCAAGATCTATGAGCATAAGGTGCATAACATTGCTACGAACCCACCAACAAAATTCAAGGGCCTGTCTGTCGAAGAGCTAATCAGAACACTTAGCTGTCCATCCACTCCAAAACCAACTTATTTTGAGGCTTCATCTCAATCTTTGATTGATGCGCCATTTCATTCGAGATTGACATGGATCAGACACTACCTTTCGTTGTGCCATACACTTTCCCTAGCAAATGTGGGAAAAGGATAGCGTGGTTTTAGCATGAGGCTTACAAAGTTTTGGCTTATTCGTTGTATTGTAGTGTACCATGTGATTAAGTAGTACTGAATCATACTGACGTATATATGTACATTGATAAATTTTATACAGAATAAAGTTGCTCTTAGTCGAGCTATATAAGCTGTAGTGTTGCTCTTGGCTTTTTCTAGGCTTTTAAATTTATCAATCAGCAAGCCAATGTTGCAATGCTTTTGTATTGATTGGGATGACATATTTGTGTGGACTCACCTCTTAATTTGTGATAATTATGAAGAATCAAAACATAACGTTCGAGTGAAATAACAAGAACGAATAAAGCTGCAATGCTCCGTTCTCCGACAAGGTCAGCTCCCAAATCATGTGCCAAGTGCATGTAGCGTCACGCCAATAGCTGCAGCAGCTAAGCATAAGACTTCCTACAAAAGTATTTCTTAGAGCAAACTTCCTACAGAGTAGTATCAGGTGCAAGGTCAAATGAACGCGCAAGGGCAATCTTACATGAACACACATAGCAAGAGCAGAACAAGAATGAAGAAACATCGGTGGTAGGAGTACTAGATTTGGAAGTGGGAATACCGTGTTCCAACTCCATGTACTTCCTctatccaacaaaagatgtctcaagtttgtaaaaatttggatgtatctagacatgacttagtgtatagatgcattcaaatttagtcaaagttgagacatcctttgttggacggagggagtatcataaTTGAACATACTTCTAAAATAACAGTCGGCACCTTACCGTAGTAATTCAACCACCATTGACATTCTTTCAGGGAGTATCACAAAAGTTCAGGCTCTAGCTTCAACCACGAAACGGGCCATTTAAGCCCTCAATCTTCCAAATTCAGTACAGATAACAACAAATCCTATACCACCTGGATGCATAGGGCAGATATAGAATGAGAAAGAGCAAAAAGATTTGGCAGCCATTAATCTATTTGACCATTGAATTTATTGTAAGTAGAAACACTGTTCCACATCAATATCTCAGTTATACCGAGTTCTTTACACCAGTAGTGATAATCTCAATGGAAATCTAATACTTTTCATATTCTTCGTGGCGAAGCCCACAACAGCGGGTCAGTGTGTACAATGGCCAGAAATGATTTGTGGTGTCTATAGCAGCAAGCAAGCGGTCTACAAAATTCAGCTTGATTTGGAAATGGGAACGTTTCACATTTTATAGAAGCTTACTCAGCTTCACAAATGGTAATCACATATTGATAGGAAGGATCCATGTGCTGCACTTACTCTGATCCTTCATATCCCCAGATACCGAAGTTACAAAATATACAACTATCGGTGAACCGTTTGATCCaaaccaaaataataatacgTAGAGTAGTAGTGTTGAGTTACATAAAGATAGACATGATACTTTGATGCGATGCATATGTGAACCATCTGAACGGATCCTAAGAAAGAGTGGCAACACTGTGCTCCTTGATTTGATACCTTAGCTGCGTCCTTTACATACAAGCTATAAGTTATTTGTCCTAGTAGTGGGTAACGCAATACTATTATTATTCCACGTATGCATCGTAATATATTCGAGAAAGCTATAATGATTCTTCACCAAAGGGCTGTAAGGGGCCTACCTAAATCTGAGTGTTATTGCGAGAAGATGTGTCTTAGGACACCTCTGTAGTAAATGTTCAGCACACCTTTATCATCTTGCATTGATTAAATTTGTCATCCTGTTTAGAAACTACCTTAACATCTTCATAGTTCATTTCCAGTAGGGAACTTTTATTGGTTAATTGCATATAAAAGAAAATGCTCGAGGAACAACATAATGAGTTACCCGAAAAGACAAAACACCAAAATTTTGCAAATTATTTCATAATATTATAGTTTAAATCTTGACACTAATGTATAGTCGTTGAAATAATAGTACAAGTCTTGTCTTGCAGATGGCAAGAAGTCAGTGCTGTCATTTATAAATTCGAACAAGTATATATATCATGCCATTGCAGTTATGCCCTGATAAGGTTCTGTTATTAAACCATTCATAAACTTGTGCAGCAAGTGTGGGAAGGTGGTAACCATGTGGTGAAAGGGGAAATGGCCATGTGAGAAGCAAAGTTGGCCATGGTGATTAGAGGCAGTGTAGTGAGCTGCAAGGTAGTAGTGATGGTGACAGAGAAGAATTGGCAAATTTAACTGCTTGTCTATTACCATATTAATATTGTGATAAGTCAAGTTCTTGAGAAACCTACTTTTGGACAGATTAGCGACAGAAAGGGCATTACTATTGGTCAATGGTTATTCAACATGTATTTAGCTTACATTCTTAACAGAAGAATACAAAATTAAGTTTGTTGATTCAGACAAGACTATGTCTACATAAATATCCAGCTTTAAATTTATAAATGAAAATCAATACATTTCAAAGAGTTCATAATGACAATGCAGATCTAACATTCCAATACAAGTTGGCATCTACAATGAAATACACCATATAACAATCGAAGGTGGTGAGCCCTCTATTTACCCCCT
The Brachypodium distachyon strain Bd21 chromosome 2, Brachypodium_distachyon_v3.0, whole genome shotgun sequence genome window above contains:
- the LOC100829892 gene encoding uncharacterized protein LOC100829892; translation: MEAVAAAANGGGAEREQQQQGCARRLFQMPLHYPRYRREDYEAMPEWQLDRLLSDYGLPVHGNLHHKRGFAMGAFLWGGGATAGH
- the LOC100824673 gene encoding uncharacterized protein LOC100824673 → MANLLHLPDFAAAARPPAACSARRRGRVVAAAARGRVKQQEEAGKGKGRVIRVADPVREGRLPLQPPPPLFSVPVTPAPEAPESPAATGRRDDDEEERRRYYLNLGYAIRTLREEIPNVFYKEPSFDIYRDDIVFRDPFNKFEGIDNYRSLFWALRITGRIFFKALWIDIVSIWQPAENLIMIRWIAHGIPRVPWDGHGRFDGASVYKLDRNGKIYEHKVHNIATNPPTKFKGLSVEELIRTLSCPSTPKPTYFEASSQSLIDAPFHSRLTWIRHYLSLCHTLSLANVGKG